In Anser cygnoides isolate HZ-2024a breed goose chromosome Z, Taihu_goose_T2T_genome, whole genome shotgun sequence, a genomic segment contains:
- the RIC1 gene encoding guanine nucleotide exchange factor subunit RIC1 isoform X5, whose translation MYFLSGWPKRLLCPLESPERPLHIRTDPQRAFFAVLAPSQLSVWYCRPSVLIVSYKELSKAASQFGPYKQAEWRPDSTMIAVSTANGYILFFEIPSARDKYLYEPMYPKGSPHLKGTPHYKEEQCAPSLNLEMKKVLDLQASITSLQSMLEDLLVATADGFLHLVHWDGMTNGRKAINLCTVPFSVDLQSSRAGSFLGFEDVYIRDMEYCATLDGFAVVFNDGRVGFITPMSSRFTAEQLHGVWAQDVIDGTCVAVNNKYRLMAFGCANGSVQVYTIDTTTGAMQFSHKLELTPKQYPDIWNKTGPVKLIRWSPDSCVVMVTWECGGLSLWSVFGAQLICTLGGDFAYQSDGTKKDPLKISSMTWGSEGYHLWVIDGNSSQNTKPDRDAKNEPQQFGILQFHFIKSALTVNPCMSNQEQVLLQGEDRLYLNCGDATQTQNPRNTSAHSEHKPTRERGPFSDGNLDSQGLSTLLGHRHWHVVQIHSTYLESNWPIRFSAIDKLGQNVAVVGKFGFAHYSLLTKKWKLFGNITQEQNMIVTGGLAWWNDFIVLACYNLNDHQEELRIYLRTSNLDNAFAHITKVQANTLLLSVFRDIVILFRADCSICLYSIERRPEGLNPTASVQVLQEVSMSRYIPHPFLVVSVTLTSVRTETGISLKMPQQACEAESIMLNLAGQLIMLQRDRSGPQIRDKDNNPNQRKHLPFCAPVVLAQSVENVWTTCRINKQKRHLLEALWLSCGGAGMKVWLPLFPRDHRKPHSFLSRRIMLPFHINIYPLAVLFEDALVLGAVNDTVLYDCLYTQTSAREHLEVLFPFSIVERTSQIYLHHILRQLLVRNLGEQALLLAHSCATLPYFPHVLELMLHEVLEEEATSREPIPDPLLPTVAKFITEFPLFLQTVVHCARKTEYALWNYLFAAVGNPKDLFEECLMAQDLDTAASYLIILQNMEVPAVSRQHATLLFNTALEQGKWDLCRHMIRFLKAIGSGETETPPATPTTQEPSSSSGFEFFRHRSISLSQSAENLHSKFNLTKTLSMPSGPSGKRWSKDSDCAENMYIDMMLWRHARRLLEEIKLKDLGCFAAQLGFELIGWLCKERARAARVEDFVFALKKLHKDFLWPFPVIPASSINSPFKNGKYKTAMGEQLLKSQSADTFVNMEVDTGVSSTPRSRSWLGTIGSSQREIDTASSHGPHMQDAFLSPLLSKVFFPLCF comes from the exons ATGTATTTCCTCAGCGGCTGGCCCAAACGGCTGCTGTGCCCGCTGGAGAGCCCCGAGCGGCCCCTCCACATCCGCACCGACCCGCAGAGAGCCTTCTTCGCCGTGCTGGCCCCGTCCCAGCTCAGCGTCTGGTACTGCAGG cccAGTGTATTAATTGTGAGTTACAAGGAACTGTCAAAAGCAGCTTCTCAGTTTGGACCGTACAAACAAGCAGAATGGCGGCCTGACAGCACCATGATAGCTGTTTCA actGCAAATGGATACATCTTATTTTTTGAAATCCCATCAGCAAGAGACAAGTATCTTTATGAGCCAATGTATCCAAA aGGAAGCCCGCATCTCAAGGGAACACCACATTATAAAGAAGAGCAATGTGCTCCTTCTTTAAATCTAGAAATGAAGAAAGTGCTGGATCTGCAAGCTTCTATCACAAG TTTGCAGTCCATGTTAGAAGATCTACTTGTTGCTACTGCTGATGGATTTCTCCATCTTGTTCACTGGGATGGTATGACCAATGGAAGGAAGGCCATCAACCTGTGTACAGTTCCATTTTCTGTGGATCTGCAGTCTTCTCGAG CAGGTTCATTTTTGGGCTTTGAAGATGTTTACATCAGAGATATGGAATACTGTGCCACACTTGatggttttgctgttgtttttaatgatggCAGAGTTGGTTTCATTACACCAATGTCAAGTAGATTCACTGCTGAG CAGCTCCATGGTGTTTGGGCACAAGATGTGATTGATGGAACTTGTGTGGCAGTGAATAACAAATACAGACTAATGGCGTTTGGATGTGCCAA TGGCTCTGTGCAGGTTTATACAATAGATACCACCACTGGAGCCATGCAATTTTCTCATAAATTGGAGCTGACACCAAAACAATATCCTG atattTGGAATAAAACAGGACCTGTTAAACTAATCAGATGGTCACCTGATAGCTGTGTTGTTATGGTGACCTGGGAATGTGGAGGCTTGTCTTTATGGAGTGTTTTTGGTGCTCAGCTTATCTGTACTTTAGGAGGTGATTTTGC gtATCAGTCTGATGGTACTAAAAAGGACCCTCTAAAGATCAGTTCTATg accTGGGGTTCAGAAGGGTATCATCTGTGGGTCATTGATGGGAATTCTTCTCAAAACACTAAGCCTGACAGAGATGCAAAAAATGAACCTCAACAGTTTGGTATTCTGCAGTTTCATTTCATCAAGAGTGCACTCACTGTTAATCCTTGTATG agtaaCCAGGAACAAGTCCTCCTGCAAGGAGAAGATCGCTTGTATTTGAACTGTGGAGATGCAACACAGACCCAGAACCCCAGAAATACTTCAGCACACTCTGAACATAAGCCTACCAGGGAAAGAGGTCCATTTTCAGATGGCAATTTAGATTCTCAGGGTTTAAGCACTTTACTAGGACACCGGCATTGGCATGTCGTACAG atACATAGTACTTACCTAGAGAGCAACTGGCCTATAAGG TTTTCAGCTATTGACAAGCTTGGGCAGAATGTAGCTGTTGTTGGCAAGTTTGGTTTTGCACATTATTCTTTACTCACCAAAAAATGGAAGCTGTTCGGAAACATTACCCAG gagcaAAATATGATTGTTACAGGAGGCTTAGCATGGTGGAATGACTTCATTGTTCTTGCATGTTACAATTTAAATGATCATCAGGAAGAG CTGAGAATCTACCTGCGAACATCTAACCTTGACAATGCATTTGCACACATCACCAAAGTGCAAGCAAACACGTTACTACTGAGTGTCTTCCGGGACATCGTAATATTGTTCAGAGCAGATTGTTCCATTTGCCTTTACAGTATTGAGAGAAGGCCTGAAGG tcttaACCCTACTGCCAGTGTCCAAGTTCTTCAAGAAGTGTCCATGTCTCGATACATCCCCCATCCTTTTCTTGTAGTGTCTGTTACGTTGACATCGGTGAGGACAGAGACTGGCATCAGCTTGAAGATGCCTCAGCAG GCTTGTGAGGCTGAAAGTATTATGCTAAACTTAGCAGGACAACTCATCATGTTGCAACGGGATCGATCTGGCCCCCAGATACGGGATAAGGATAATAATCCTAATCAAAGGAAGCAT ctgcCTTTCTGTGCTCCAGTTGTTCTAGCCCAGTCTGTTGAAAATGTGTGGACTACTTGCAGGATCAACAAACAGAAACGCCACTTATTGGAAGCTCTTTGGCTCAGCTGTGGTGGGGCAGGTATGAAAGTCTGGCTTCCCCTGTTTCCCAGAGATCATCGAAAACCACATTCCTTTCTGTCAAGACGGATCATGCTGCCTTTCCACATCAACATATACCCACTGGCTGTTTTGTTTGAAGATGCCTTGGTTCTTGGTGCTGTTAATGACACTGTGCTCTATGACTGTTTATACACTCAAACCAGTGCTAGAGAACATTTAGaggttctttttcctttctccattgTTGAGAGAACCTCTCAGATCTACCTCCATCACATTTTACGCCAGCTGTTGGTTAGGAACCTTGGTGAACAAGCCTTGCTTTTGGCTCACTCCTGTGCCACATTACCATACTTTCCTCATGTACTAGAACTGATGCTTCATGAAGTGCTGGAAGAAGAAGCTACCTCGCGGGAACCCATTCCCGACCCTCTGCTTCCCACTGTGGCGAAGTTCATTACAGAGTTCCCCCTCTTCCTGCAGACAGTAGTTCATTGTGCTAGGAAGACAGAGTATGCCCTGTGGAATTacctttttgctgctgttggaaACCCAAAGGACTTATTTGAAGAGTGCTTAATGGCCCAGGACTTGGACACAGCTGCCTCTTATCTTATTATCCTACAG AATATGGAAGTTCCAGCAGTTAGCAGACAACATGCTACTCTCCTGTTTAACACTGCCTTAGAGCAGGGAAAGTGGGATCTTTGTCGTCATATGATCAGATTTCTTAAAGCCATTGgttctggagaaacagagacacCTCCAGCTACACCAACAACTCAG GAACCCAGTTCAAGTAGTGGCTTTGAATTCTTCAGACATCGCAGCATTAGTTTATCCCAATCAGCAGAGAATCTCCACAGCAAATTTAACTTGACAAAAACACTGAGTATGCCCTCTGGCCCATCTGGAAAAAG GTGGAGTAAAGACAGTGACTGTGCTGAGAACATGTACATTGACATGATGCTTTGGCGGCATGCTCGGCGTCTGCTAGAAGAAATCAAGCTCAAAGACCTTGGTTGTTTTGCTGCACAGCTGGGCTTTGAGCTGATTGGCTGGCTGTGCAAGGAGCGAGCCAGAGCTGCTCGTGTCGAAGACTTTGTGTTCGCTTTGAAAAAGCTACACAAGGATTTCCTCTGGCCATTCCCAGTCATACCGGCTTCATCCATTAATTCACCTTTCAAGAACGGAAAGTACAAGACAG ccatGGGGGAACAGCTGCTAAAATCTCAGTCTGCAGACACCTTTGTAAATATGGAAGTGGACACAGGGGTTTCAAGCACACCTAGGAGTCGCAGCTGGCTTGGCACTATCGGCTCCTCTCAGAGAGAAATTGACACTGCTTCATCCCATGGACCACACATGCAAGATGCATTCCTGTCTCCTTTGCTAAGTA